A region from the Medicago truncatula cultivar Jemalong A17 chromosome 6, MtrunA17r5.0-ANR, whole genome shotgun sequence genome encodes:
- the LOC120575962 gene encoding F-box/kelch-repeat protein At3g23880, protein MSMKCVSKSWKTLILDPDFAKMHLKKQSTRTSHLAILSNMSEGSGECRAVPISRLLESNSHSITLTDPYHQFFYKDAGRVVGSCNGLVCMQDCYFAEYHEHSFSFWNPATRTKSETLVSFRNYPKPRKNVCNFTFGYDISIDTYKIVFLCLKRDDSDLIATAVRVFTLGDNDWRDIDCLPVVLVRHPFGKYVRNGVYLKSSVSWCVRCRYYCHLKNLIVEQFVMISLDLGTETYTQLLLPRCCDEELHNVPTLSVLMDCLYFSYDSKKTHFVIWQMKEFGVEESWTQFLKISYTNLLNNFKTKELYNDSLFHRSRLTPMCFSENGDTLIFAINIPDQAILYNWKDNRAKIIESTNKILWFTAKGYVESLVSTS, encoded by the coding sequence ATGTCGATGAAGTGTGTTTCCAAGTCTTGGAAAACCCTAATCTTGGATCCCGACTTTGCCAAAATGCACCTTAAGAAGCAATCTACACGAACAAGTCACCTCGCAATCCTCTCAAACATGTCTGAAGGTTCGGGAGAATGTAGGGCAGTGCCCATCTCTCGTTTGCTGGAGAGTAACTCACATTCTATAACCCTTACCGATCCATACCACCAATTCTTTTACAAGGATGCTGGTAGGGTTGTTGGTTCATGCAATGGATTGGTCTGCATGCAAGATTGTTATTTCGCGGAGTATCACGAACACTCGTTCTCTTTCTGGAATCCTGCCACAAGGACAAAATCTGAAACATTGGTGTCTTTTCGCAACTATCCCAAGCCCAGGAAAAATGTTTGCAACTTCACATTTGGTTATGATATTTCAATAGACACTTACAAGATTGTGTTCTTATGTTTGAAAAGGGATGATAGCGACCTTATTGCAACGGCCGTAAGAGTTTTTACTTTGGGTGATAATGATTGGAGAGACATTGATTGTTTGCCTGTGGTATTGGTGCGTCATCCTTTTGGTAAGTATGTGCGAAATGGCGTTTATTTGAAAAGTAGTGTTAGTTGGTGTGTTCGTTGCAGATATTATTGTCATTTGAAAAATCTTATTGTTGAACAATTTGTGATGATCTCACTTGATTTGGGGACAGAGACATATACACAATTGTTGCTCCCTCGATGTTGTGATGAAGAGCTACATAATGTTCCAACTCTTTCTGTATTGATGGATTGCCTCTATTTTTCTTATGATTCTAAGAAAACCCATTTTGTTATCTGGCAAATGAAGGAATTTGGAGTTGAAGAATCTTGGACTCAATTCCTTAAAATTAGTTATACGAATCTTCTAAACAATTTTAAAACTAAGGAGTTATATAATGATTCATTATTTCATCGCTCTCGATTGACACCAATGTGTTTTTCCGAGAATGGTGATACATTGATATTTGCTATCAATATACCAGACCAGGCAATTCTCTATAATTGGAAAGATAATAGAGCAAAGATAATTGAAAGTACCAATAAAATTTTGTGGTTCACTGCCAAGGGATATGTTGAAAGCTTGGTATCGACTTCTTGA